A window from Candidatus Babeliales bacterium encodes these proteins:
- the prfB gene encoding peptide chain release factor 2, which produces MVITDLLKEKLKNLKPHIKVIKDYWASSNLEQQLNSLIKESEEPEFWKNPKGTQVLKDLQKIKTISMQYHSIMKSYTELGELLDLFQDDEAETAKLEIEVNRLIKQTLAFKIDLLLTEEYDHSSCFLTINSGAGGTESQDWADMILRMYLRFCEQNKLQASILECQAGEEAGVKSATLYIKGNNAYGLLKSEHGIHRLVRISPFDANKRRHTSFASVTITPELPPCEKIEIEPKDLRIDTYRASGAGGQHVNKTESAVRITHLPTNIVVQCQIERSQIQNRETAMKMLMAKLRQKQRLEEKAKTVVEKKKAEWGSQIRSYVLHPYKMVKDHRTGIEHFQPELVLDGDLIGFIESYLVAQGAA; this is translated from the coding sequence AAAGAAAAGCTTAAAAACCTTAAACCTCATATTAAAGTCATTAAGGATTATTGGGCTTCCTCTAACCTTGAACAGCAATTAAATTCCCTTATAAAGGAAAGTGAGGAACCAGAGTTCTGGAAAAATCCAAAAGGCACCCAAGTCTTAAAAGATCTGCAAAAAATCAAAACCATTTCTATGCAATATCACAGCATTATGAAAAGCTACACAGAGCTTGGTGAACTTCTCGATCTTTTCCAAGACGATGAAGCTGAAACAGCTAAGCTTGAAATTGAAGTCAATAGACTCATTAAACAAACGCTCGCATTTAAAATAGATCTACTGCTAACCGAAGAATACGATCACTCTTCTTGCTTCCTTACTATTAACTCAGGAGCTGGCGGCACAGAGTCCCAAGATTGGGCAGACATGATACTTCGCATGTATCTTCGATTCTGCGAACAAAATAAACTACAGGCATCTATTCTTGAGTGTCAGGCAGGAGAAGAGGCAGGAGTCAAATCTGCCACGCTCTATATTAAAGGAAACAATGCATACGGACTTTTAAAAAGCGAACATGGAATTCACCGACTTGTCAGAATTTCACCCTTTGATGCAAACAAGCGCCGCCATACTTCATTTGCTTCAGTTACTATCACCCCAGAGCTGCCACCTTGCGAAAAAATAGAAATTGAACCAAAAGACCTGCGCATTGACACTTACCGAGCGAGTGGCGCTGGCGGTCAGCACGTGAATAAAACTGAATCAGCTGTCCGCATCACTCACTTGCCAACTAATATTGTTGTTCAATGCCAAATTGAACGCTCGCAAATTCAAAACCGTGAAACTGCAATGAAAATGCTTATGGCAAAATTACGCCAAAAGCAAAGACTCGAAGAAAAAGCAAAAACTGTTGTTGAAAAAAAGAAAGCAGAATGGGGCTCTCAAATTAGATCATATGTTCTTCATCCTTATAAAATGGTCAAAGACCACAGAACTGGAATAGAACACTTTCAGCCAGAGCTTGTACTTGATGGTGACCTTATAGGTTTTATTGAAAGTTATCTGGTAGCACAAGGCGCTGCATAA